CGCGCGCAGCATGTTCTCGCCGAAGAACTGGTGGAACATCTGGCCGACCGGCGACTTCAGGAAGGCCACGCCGCCCGAGTGTCCCGGGCAGTGCCACGAGTAGGAGCCATCGTAGGCGTAGTTCACCAGCGCGCGGAAGAATGGCGGCGCCAGCCCGTCCAGGTAAGACTTGGCTTCGCGGATGATGTGGCGCGCGACGAATTCCGGGGTGTCCTCGAACATGTGGATGAAGCCGTGCAGCTCCTTCAGGACATCGTTCGGGATGTGGCGGCTGGTGCGGGTCTCGCCATAGATGTAGATCGGAATGTCCGAGTTCTTGTGGCGGATTTCCTTTACAAACGCGCGCAGGCGGGTCAGCGCCGTATCGGTTTCTTCAATCGAGCCGCTGCCGAATTCCTCGTCGTCGATCGACAGCACAAAGGCCGAGGCACGCGACTGCTGCTGGGCGAACTGGGACAGGTCGCCATAGCTGGTCAGGCCGAGTACTTCCATGCCTTCCTGCTCCATCGCGGCGGCCAGTGCGCGGATGCCGAGACCCGAGGTATTCTCGGAACGGAAATCCTCGTCGATGATGATGATGGGAAAACGAAATTTCATGGACAGCTCCAAAGCGAAGCGCCGTGGAAGCGGCCGGCCCGGCTGGGTCGATCCGCCGGCCACGGCACCGGAAAAAAGAGGAAACGGATTTTCGCAGAAATCGCGACACCGGTGCGATTATTTTTGCAAGATTGCCGACTAGACTACCGGCTGCGCCCAAATGCTGGCGCACACCACGGGCCGGTTCAAACGGCCAGCCTGCGTCCGAGGCGCCGGAACACTTCGGTCAGGCCCGCCGCGCCCAGCGCGGCCAGCACGGGTACCACCGAGAAGGGCACCGGATCGGCCTTGATCATGGCGAAAATCGCCAAGGTAATGCCAAAGGCGGCGACCGCACAGGTCAGGGTCAGCAGCCAGGTGCGGCGCGACAGTAGGGTAATGGCCGCCAGCGAGATCGCGATTTGCTGCGCCACCGAAGCCGCGGCCCACTGGCGATGGCGATGCAGTTCGGTTTCAGACAGCCGGTTCCACCTGCTTGACGCGGCCTCGAGGCCTTCCGCTTCCTTGCGGATGGCGTCTTTTTCGACGCCATAGCGGCGGATTTCGTCCTGGTAGTGGGCCGCGTTCAGGCCCGGCAGCTTGGACGCCAGTTCGGCCAGGTGCTGGCGGCTCGACTTGGCCTGGTAGTGGGCCCAGGCATTGGCGGCGCTGGTTTTCTCGATCGCCGCGTTGCTCTTGTAAAGCGCCGCATTGTTGTGCGAAGCGCTGCCGATGAAGCCGAACATCGTGCCGAGGGTCGCCAGGATTGCGATGAGCACGGCCACCTTGCCCGCGAAACCGTCGCCGCCCCGGGTGCCCGGGGTGCGGATAGCCTGTTGCGTCATTTAGCGCGGCTCCTTGCGTTGGTAAGTGACGAAGGCGTAGCCGTGGCCGGCTTGTTCGGCAAAATGGGTCTCGCGTGCGCTCTCGTGCCAGACGGCCGCATCGATCGGCGGAAAAAAAGTGTCGCAGCGAAAGCTATGCGCGATCTCGGTCACGATCATGGCGTCTGCCAGCGCCATCGCTTCGGCAAACACCTGGGCGCCGCCGATGATGCTGGCCGGTTCGCCCTGCAACAGCGCAATCGCCTCGTGCAGCGAGGCCGCCGTCTCCACGCCTTCGTGCGCCCAGGCCGGGTTGCGCGTAATGACGATGTTGCGACGCTTGGGCAGCGGGCGGCCGATCGAATCGAAGGTCTTGCGGCCCATGATGATCGGCTTGCCCAGCGTGACGCGTTTGAAATGCGCCAGGTCTTCGGGCAGATGCCACGGCAGCTGGTTGTCGACGCCGATGCCACGCTGGGCATCGATTGCCACCACCAGGGTCAGGTGCGGTTTCGACGGCGCGCTCATCGGTCCAACAGAGAAATGCAAGGTTCGTTAGCGTCGCTGCGCATGGTAGTCGCCGGTCGGGCAGGCGTTGAAATTTTGGGTGTCAAATATTGTCATTTTGCAAGCAAAATGTCAAGCGCCCTGTAAGGCTGGCCCGCTAGTTTTTCTCGAGGCGCGGCGCCAGTGCGCCAAGGTCGTAGCCGGCCTGCGAGGCCGCCTCGAGCAGTTCGGCTGGCGACTGCTTGCCCGCACGCGACAGTGCCCACATCGACGTCGAGCGCCGCCCGGTGCGGCAATACCCGACTATCGGCTTGGGCAATTCGTCCATCAGTTGCCCGAATTCGGCGACGTGGGCGTCGGTGATGTTGTCCGGTGCTGCAGGCAGATAGCGCGCTGTCATGCCGAAGCGCGCCGCTTCCTGCTCGATCTGGCTGAACGACGGATGGTCCGGGCCTTCTTCGTCCGGCCTGTTGCAGATAATCGAAAGAACACCGTCCCGCGCCAGGGCAGGAATGTCCTCGAGTTGCAGTTGCTGCGAGACCGCGAGGTCGGGGCTGAGCTGTTTGGTTTGCATGGGTTCTCCTGGGTGGTCATTATTCGTTGTTACTGTACTTTCCGGGCGGCCATACCGATCGAGAAAGTTCGAGAAAGCTCATTAGTTGCTACGATGGTAACGTGCGTCAGCAAATGGTGTCGCTGGCTAGCAATACAATATACTTGTTAATAGTTATTGATGCGATATACTATTGAAAGATATTTTCTTCGATGGAGGTGCGATGAAGGATCAAGAAGTGGGTCTGTGTCCCTTTGACGGCATCGATATCGAATCGATGCGCCGCGCTGCGGAGCAGGCCTGCGGCCTGCTCAAGGCGCTGGGCAATCCCGACCGCCTGCTGTTGCTGTGCCAGTTGACGCAAGGAGAGTTTCGTGTCGGCGAACTTGAAGCCTTGAGCGGCATACGCCAGCCGACGCTATCGCAGCAGCTCGGTGTGCTGCGCGAAGAGAAGTTGGTGCATACGCGGCGCGAGGGTAAGCAGATCTATTACAGCATGGCAAGCAGCGAAGCGATGGCGGTCATGGAAGTCTTGTACGAGCTGTACTGTAAAACGATAAAGGAAAACACATCATGATGATCAACTGGAGTGAATTTACGCCGTGGGCCTCGCTGTTTGGCGGCTTGCTGATCGGTCTGGCGGCAGCGCTGTTTATTTTGTTTAACGGCAGGATCGCCGGCATCAGCGGCGTGCTCGGCGGCCTGTTGCGCCCCAAGCAGGGCGAGCTCGGCTGGCGCGTCGCCTTCCTGGCCGGATTGCTCGGCGCGCCTTTGGTGTACGGGCTATTTGCTACGTTGCCAGAGGCCCGGATCGAGGCCGGAACCGGAACCCTGATCATCGCCGGCTTGCTGGTCGGGCTGGGCACGCGCTACGGGTCCGGCTGCACCAGCGGCCACGGCGTGTGCGGGCTGTCGCGGGGCTCGCCCCGATCGCTGGTTGCCACGGTGAGCTTCATGCTGGCCGGCTTTGTCACCGTGTACGTTGTGCGCCACTTGATGGCTTAAGGAGAAACCTCATGCAAATCTTTATGGCATTGATCGTCGGGCTCGTTTTTGGTATCGGGCTGCTGATCTCGGGTATGGCCGACCCGGCGAAAGTCCTGAATTTCCTCGACCTGGCCGGCAACTGGGATCCGTCGCTGGCACTGGTGATGGGCGGCGCAATCCTGGTCGGCGTGCTTGCCTTTCGTGTCGCTGCCGGGCGCAACAAGTCGCTGCTCGGCGAACCGATGCGCTTGCCGACCGCCACCAACATCGATCGCCGGCTGGTTGTGGGCGGCTTGAGTTTCGGGGTGGGCTGGGGTCTGGCGGGCTACTGCCCGGGGCCGGCGCTAGTGTCCCTGGTCGGCGGTGGCGAAAAACCGCTGATCTTCACCGCCGCACTGCTGGCCGGAATGGCGATCTTCGAACTGCTCGAGCGCCTGCCCAGGGCGACCGGCGAGCAGCGTGCGTAAGCGCAGCATCCGGGCATGGGTGACGCCATGCTGATCAGTGCAGGGCTGGGCCTGGTGGTCGGCGTGGTGCTGGCGCTCACCGGTGCCGGCGGCGGCATCCTCGCCGTGCCGCTGCTGGTGTTCGGCATGCAGATGGGGGTGGCCCAGGCCGGTCCGATCGGCCTGCTGGCCGTTGGCATGGCCGCGGCGCTCGGCGCCGTTCTGGGCTTGAAAGCCGGAACCGTACGCTATCGGGCCGCGGTGCTGATTTCGGTGACCGGCATGCTGCTCGCGCCGGTCGGTTTATGGCTGGCGCACCGTATCGACAACCGCTGGCTGAGCGTACTGTTCGCGCTGGTCCTGTTGTTCGTGGCCTTTAAAACCTACCGGCGCGCAAACAGCAAGCCAGCAGAGCGTGAGGACGCCACCGACGGCCGCACCAAGCCATGCATGCTCGACAGCGAAACCGGGCGGTTCTCGTGGAACGCGCGCTGTGCCCGTTCGCTGGCGCTGTCGGGCACGCTCGCCGGCCTGCTCTCGGGCCTGCTCGGTGTCGGCGGCGGCTTCGTGATGGTGCCTGCGCTGCAGCGCTACACCAATCTGGATATGAAGTCCACCGTGGCGACCTCGCTGGCGGTAATCGCCCTGGTGTCGGTGACCGGCGTTGCTTCAAGCGCGTTTGCCGGTTCGATGACCTGGTCGGTGGCCATGCCGTTTGCCGCGGGGGCACTGGCCGGCATGCTGGGCGGGCGCGTCGTATCGGACCGGCTGGCCGGCCCGCAGTTGCAAATTGGCTTTGCCGCCGTCTCGGCGCTGGTGGCAGTGGGCATGATCGCCAAGGTGCTGTATCGATAATCCGAGCCGCCAGAGTGCGCTCATCGAATTTCAAGGAGAACTGCCATGCATCTGAGCCCGATTCAGCTGTTCGACAGCGAGTCGTCGACCTTTACCTATATCCTGGCTGCGCAGGGCGGCGCCGAAGCAGTGCTGATCGATCCGGTCGACGAGCACTGGGCGCGCGACCTGGCGCACTTGCGGCGCCTGAACCTGAAGCTGACCTACATCCTCGAGACGCACGCGCATGCAGACCATGTCACGTCGGCCGGAAAATTGCGTGAGCTGACCGGCGCCAAGGCGGCGGTCCCGAGCGGCTGCGGGATTCCGCCTGCCGACGTTCAACTCAATGACGGCGATGTGATTCGTTTCGGCGGCGAAGAAATCCTGGTTCTGCATACGCCTGGCCACACTGCGGGGAGCATGAGCTACGTCTGGCGCAACAACGTGTTCACCGGCGACACGCTCCTGATCGGCGGCTGCGGCCGCACCGATTTCCAGAGCGGTAGTGCCGATGCCTTGTTCGACAGCGTCACCAAAAAGCTGTTTGCGCTGGCGGACGACACCCTGATGTGGCCGGGCCACGATTACAAGGGGCAGGTGGTATCTACGATCGGCTGGGAGAAAGAGCACAACGCACGCCTGGCCAAGCGCACCCGCGAGGAATTCGTGCAGTTGATGAGTGAGCTGGTTCTGCCCAAGCCAAAGCGCATCGACGTTGCGGTGCCGGCGAACCAGAACCTGGGTTTGCCGCACGGCGTCTGACGCAAATGGTCGATGCGCGCCTTACTTGGCGACCTGCGCCGGAATATGCGGATGCGGGTCGTAATCGACGATCTCGAAATCGTCGAACTGGTAATCGAAGATCGATACCGGGCGGCGCTTGATGACCAGCCTGGGCAGCGCGCGCGGCGTGCGCGTGAGCTGCAGGCGCGCCTGCTCCAGATGATTCGAGTACAGGTGCAAATCGCCAATGGAATGGACGATCTCTCCCACTTCGAGGTCGCACTGTTGAGCGACCATGTGGGTCAGGAATGCCAGTGAATTGGCATTGAACGGAACGCCAAGGTAAAGGTCGCCCGAGCGCTGGGTCAGGTGGGCCGACAGACGCCCGTTGGCCACGTAGAACTGGTACAGGATGTGGCAGGGCGGAAGCGCCATCTTGCCTTCGGCTGCGTTTTGCTCGGGTGATTTGGTTTCGTCCGGCAGATAGGCGACATTCCACGCATTGATGATATGGCGGCGGCTGTCCGGACGTTTCTTGATGCCGTCGATGAGCGCCGCTACCTGGTCATGGGTCTCCCCGTTGGGCCCTTGCCAGTAGCGCCACTGCGCACCGTAGACCGGTCCGAGTTCCCCGTCGGCCGTGGCCCACTCGTTCCAGATCGACACCCCGTTGTCTTGCAAGTACTTGATGTTGGTGTCACCGCGCAAGAACCACAACAATTCGTGCAGAATCGACTTGATGTGTAATTTTTTCGTGGTGAGAAGGGGAAAGCCATCTTGCAGGTCGTGGCGAACCATGCGGCCAAAGACCGACAAGGTGCCGGTTCCGGTACGATCGCCCTTTGCCACGCCATTCTCGAGGACGTCCCGGAGTAGGCCCAAGTACTGTTGATCCATGGTGCAGTTCTTTCCTGGTCTTGCTGAAGGTCTTAGAAATTCGAGGCCGGCGCCGTCTGCGCGGTGCTCCAGCGGCGCCGGTCCAATATTGTATCGTACCCGCGCCTTGCAATCAGGCTGCCAGTGCGCCAGCAAAGCGGGCCAGGGCTATGTGCACCTGCTCGTCCGATGCGGCGAGCAGGTGGTCGCCCACATACAGTTCGAATGCACTGGTGCCGGGTAGCGCGGTGCTGGCGATGCGGTTGAACATCCAGATGCCATGCTGCTCGGCGAGCTCGCGCCGGATCGCCAGCGCGCGCTCGGCGCTTACCGGAAGATGCAGGTGCAGCATGTTGACCTGGGGCGCCGCCGGATTGACGCGGATCTGCGGGTAGGCCGCGAGCGCATCGTACAAAAAATGGGTGCGGCGCAGGCAATCGGGCAGCGCCGCCAGGCGCTGGTCGAACTGCATCGCCGCGGCCACCGCATACGGGCTGCGTTGGAAGACATTGCCGCCCTCGCGCCGGAACCACTCGGCGGCCCGCTCCACGAACTCGCGCGAGCCCGCCAGCATGGCGCCACCCAGGCCGCCGATACCCTTGTATAGCGACACATAGACCGAGTCGAACCCAGCGGCGACTTCTTGCACGGATTTGCCGTAGCCGCAAGCGGCCTCCCACAGGCGCGCACCGTCCATGTGCAGGTGGGCGCCGCGTATCTTGCAGTGAGCCTTGATGGCCTCCAGTTCGTCCCAGGCGGGCAGCTGGCCGCCAATCTCGCGCAGCGGCAGCTCCAGGCCGACGGCGCCGATCCGGTCGGGGATGGCGGCCAGGTCGGCCGTGGTCCAGGGGCGATGAGGGTCGCCCGCCTGCAGCGCCTTGAAGTGGCCGAGCAGCTGGTAGTTGGAGCGTTCGTGCAGGAAGATATGCGAGGTCGGATGCAGCGCCACCAGATCGCGTGCGCGGTCCTGGCAGGCCAGGCGCAGCGCGGTTGCCGAGGCCATGGTGCCGCTGATGCAGAACACGGCAGCCTCGAAGCCGAGCAGGCGTGCCAGCTTGGCTTCGAATGCCTGCAGAAAGCTGCCGCTGCCGTAATTGTCGTGCTCGATGCTATGGCGTTCGCACCACGCCGCCATCGCCGCGAACAGTTCGGCCGGTGGGCGCGCCCGGTGGCCGGGAAACACGGTGTGGCAGCGGCGCAGCAGGTCACGCAGCAGGTCATTGTCGTTCACGGCGGGCTCGTCTACTTGTCAAGTGAGCCCGTAACTCTACACCGAAGCCTGCGCGCCGGGAAGGCCGCGGCTGGCCAGCTGCCAGCCCCGCTTTAACCGTGCATCATCCGTGCGTCAGCGCCGCGCGCTGCGGCGCCGCCAGCTGGGTCGCCGCTGGCGCTTCACCGTTGAGGCGGAACAGGCGTACCGCGCGCGCCAGTTCGGCCGCTTGGTCTTGCATGGCCTGGGCCGCGGCGCTGGCTTGCTCGACCAGGGCGGCGTTCTGCTGGGTCGCCTCGTCCATCGCATTGACCGAGCGGTTGACATGCTCGATGCCGCTGGTCTGCTCCTGGCTCGCCGCGGTAATCTCCGACATGATGTCGGTCACGCGCGCGACGCTGTCGAGCACGTCGTTCATCGTCACGCCCGCTTCGCTCACCAGCTTGCTGCCAGCAACGACTTCGCCATTCGAGGTGTCGATCAAGGCCTTGATTTCCTTGGCCGCCGCAGCGCTGCGCTGGGCCAGGTTGCGCACCTCGCTGGCCACCACGGCGAAGCCGCGTCCCTGTTCGCCGGCGCGCGCGGCTTCCACCGCTGCGTTCAAGGCCAGGATATTGGTCTGGAAGGCAATGCCGTCGATGACGCTGGTGATGTCCGAGATCTTGCGCGACGAGTGATTGATCGAGTCCATGCGTTCGATGACTTGCGCCACCGTGGCGCCGCCTTTTTGCGCCACCGCCGAGGCGTTCATCGCCAGCTGGTTGGCCTGGCGGGCATTGTCGGCATTCTGGCGCACGGTTGCGGTCAGTTCGTCCATCGACGAGGCAGTGCCGGCCAGGTTCACGGCCTGTTGCTCGGTGCGCCGGCACAGGTCCATGTTGCCGGCCGAGATCTGCTCGGATGCGCTGGCGATCTGCTCAGCGCCGTCGCGCACCTTGCCCACCACGTTCGACAGGCTGGCGCCCACCATGTTGATCGATTCGGTCAGCAGGCCGATCTCGTCGCGGCGGGTATGCTGGACGCGTGCGCCAAGGTCGCCCTCGGCGATGCGTTTGGCAACGTCGCGCACTTCGGCCAGCGGACGCGAGACGGTGCGGTTCACCACCGCGTACAGGATCGCCGCCAGCACTGCCAGTGCCAGCATGCCGAGGCCGATGAAGCGGTTGCGCAGCTGCGTGGCCGCGGCCGTGATCTCGTCGCGGTAGGTGCCGCCGGCGATGATCCAGTTCCAGCCCTTGACCTGGGTATAGGCCACGAATTTCTCGCGCGCCGACGCTTCACCTGGATTTTGCCAGCCGTAGCTGATCGTGCCTTCTTTCTTCTCGAGGATTTCCTTGATGTACAGGCGGCCGTCGGCATCCTTGCTGTCGAGGATATTCGTGCCTTCCTTGGCCGGATGAACGATCAGCTCGCCATAGGTCTTGCCTGGCGCTGCGCTGAGCACGTAGAAATAGCCGGTTTCGCCGACCTTGATCTCTCGGATGCGGTCCTTGAGCGCCTTCAGGTCTTCGGTGATGTCGACGCCCACGTAGAGCACGGCGACCAGCTTGCCGGCCGCGTCGCGCACCGGCTCGTATTGCGTGATGTACTGCTTGCCGAACAGTGTGACCAGGCCGACATAGGTCTGTCCCGCGCGCAGTGCGGCATAGGCCGGGCTGTTACGGTCGAGCGTGGTGCCAACCGCGCGTTCGCCATTTTCTTTCTTTACCGAGGTGGTCACCCGCACGAAATCGTCGCCGTCGGTGGCGAAGATGGTGGCGTTGCCGCCGGTCTCGGCGGTGAAACTGTCGGGCGTCGCAAAGTCGAGGTTCAGGGCTTTGCCGTCGAGCATGAGCGTCGGCGTCGCCTTGCCGCCGATGTCGACGCTCGTTGCGGTATCGAGCTCGAAGGCACCGGGCAGGGTGCCCCGGAAGATGCGGCCAAAGCTCTTGGCCGTACTGCTGACGCTCTTGTTGAACAGCTCAACCGTATTGGCGACGCTGCGCAGTTCGTTGCGCACGCTCAGTGCGGCGCGTTCTTCCAGCATCGACGAGGTCGACCAGGTGACCGCCGCAATCAGTACGGCGATGATGACCGCCGTCAGGGCAAAGGTCACGGCGCTGATGCGGGTGCCAACGTTCCAGTGGGCGGGGTGGTAAGTGCTGCCAGACATGACGACTCCAGAGGGGTAAGTTCGTCAGATGATACCGGGCAACGTTTTTCTACTGCAACCAAAAAGGACTAAGCGGGCAAGTAATGCCGTTACGAAACAACAGCTTGCCAAGAGTTCAATCCATTCCTGGATCTTCTGCCAATGGGCGAAACGACAAGAACATGCAGCGCTTCAGCCCAACTGTTCCACCGGTGCGGCGGGCTGAAACTGCAGCGCCGCCAGGTTGGCATACACGCCGCCGTGCGCGACCAGCGACGCATGCGTGCCGCTCTCTACCACCCGGCCGTCGTCAAGCACCACGATCCGGTCCGCCCGCTGGACGGTGGCGAGGCGGTGCGCGATGATGATGGTGGTGCGGCCCAGCATGGCCGCTTCCAGGGCGCGCTGCACCAGGCGTTCGGACTCGGCGTCGAGCGCGCTGGTGGCTTCGTCAAGCAGCAGCAGCGGAGGATTCTTGAGCAGGGCGCGCGCAATCGCGATGCGCTGGCGCTGCCCGCCAGACAGGCGCACCCCGCGCTCGCCCAGGAAGGCGCCGTAACCGTCGGGCAGGCGCTCGATGAATTCGTGGGCCGCGGCCATCTTGGCCACCGCAATGACTTGCTCGTCGCTGGCGTCGGGACGGCCGTAGCGGATGTTTTCCATGGCATTGGCCGAAAAGATGATGGTGTCCTGGGGGACGATGCCGATCGCGTCGCGCAGCGTGTGCAGCGGCAAATCGCGGATGTCGACGCCGTCCAGGCGCACCGCGCCGGCCTGTGGGTCGTAAAAGCGCAGCAGCAGCTGGAACAGTGTGGTCTTGCCGGCGCCCGAGGGGCCGACCAGGGCCACCGTTTCGCCGGCACGGATGTCGAGCTTCAGATGCGACAGCGCCGCCGACTGCGGGCGCGACGGATAGCTGAAGCTGACGTCGTCGAGCGTGACGCGGGCGCCGTTCGCGGT
Above is a genomic segment from Massilia sp. H6 containing:
- a CDS encoding DUF4337 domain-containing protein, coding for MTQQAIRTPGTRGGDGFAGKVAVLIAILATLGTMFGFIGSASHNNAALYKSNAAIEKTSAANAWAHYQAKSSRQHLAELASKLPGLNAAHYQDEIRRYGVEKDAIRKEAEGLEAASSRWNRLSETELHRHRQWAAASVAQQIAISLAAITLLSRRTWLLTLTCAVAAFGITLAIFAMIKADPVPFSVVPVLAALGAAGLTEVFRRLGRRLAV
- a CDS encoding dihydrofolate reductase, which translates into the protein MSAPSKPHLTLVVAIDAQRGIGVDNQLPWHLPEDLAHFKRVTLGKPIIMGRKTFDSIGRPLPKRRNIVITRNPAWAHEGVETAASLHEAIALLQGEPASIIGGAQVFAEAMALADAMIVTEIAHSFRCDTFFPPIDAAVWHESARETHFAEQAGHGYAFVTYQRKEPR
- a CDS encoding TIGR01244 family sulfur transferase; the protein is MQTKQLSPDLAVSQQLQLEDIPALARDGVLSIICNRPDEEGPDHPSFSQIEQEAARFGMTARYLPAAPDNITDAHVAEFGQLMDELPKPIVGYCRTGRRSTSMWALSRAGKQSPAELLEAASQAGYDLGALAPRLEKN
- a CDS encoding helix-turn-helix transcriptional regulator, translating into MKDQEVGLCPFDGIDIESMRRAAEQACGLLKALGNPDRLLLLCQLTQGEFRVGELEALSGIRQPTLSQQLGVLREEKLVHTRREGKQIYYSMASSEAMAVMEVLYELYCKTIKENTS
- a CDS encoding YeeE/YedE family protein — protein: MMINWSEFTPWASLFGGLLIGLAAALFILFNGRIAGISGVLGGLLRPKQGELGWRVAFLAGLLGAPLVYGLFATLPEARIEAGTGTLIIAGLLVGLGTRYGSGCTSGHGVCGLSRGSPRSLVATVSFMLAGFVTVYVVRHLMA
- a CDS encoding YeeE/YedE family protein, which gives rise to MQIFMALIVGLVFGIGLLISGMADPAKVLNFLDLAGNWDPSLALVMGGAILVGVLAFRVAAGRNKSLLGEPMRLPTATNIDRRLVVGGLSFGVGWGLAGYCPGPALVSLVGGGEKPLIFTAALLAGMAIFELLERLPRATGEQRA
- a CDS encoding sulfite exporter TauE/SafE family protein — translated: MGDAMLISAGLGLVVGVVLALTGAGGGILAVPLLVFGMQMGVAQAGPIGLLAVGMAAALGAVLGLKAGTVRYRAAVLISVTGMLLAPVGLWLAHRIDNRWLSVLFALVLLFVAFKTYRRANSKPAEREDATDGRTKPCMLDSETGRFSWNARCARSLALSGTLAGLLSGLLGVGGGFVMVPALQRYTNLDMKSTVATSLAVIALVSVTGVASSAFAGSMTWSVAMPFAAGALAGMLGGRVVSDRLAGPQLQIGFAAVSALVAVGMIAKVLYR
- a CDS encoding MBL fold metallo-hydrolase yields the protein MHLSPIQLFDSESSTFTYILAAQGGAEAVLIDPVDEHWARDLAHLRRLNLKLTYILETHAHADHVTSAGKLRELTGAKAAVPSGCGIPPADVQLNDGDVIRFGGEEILVLHTPGHTAGSMSYVWRNNVFTGDTLLIGGCGRTDFQSGSADALFDSVTKKLFALADDTLMWPGHDYKGQVVSTIGWEKEHNARLAKRTREEFVQLMSELVLPKPKRIDVAVPANQNLGLPHGV
- a CDS encoding thymidylate synthase: MDQQYLGLLRDVLENGVAKGDRTGTGTLSVFGRMVRHDLQDGFPLLTTKKLHIKSILHELLWFLRGDTNIKYLQDNGVSIWNEWATADGELGPVYGAQWRYWQGPNGETHDQVAALIDGIKKRPDSRRHIINAWNVAYLPDETKSPEQNAAEGKMALPPCHILYQFYVANGRLSAHLTQRSGDLYLGVPFNANSLAFLTHMVAQQCDLEVGEIVHSIGDLHLYSNHLEQARLQLTRTPRALPRLVIKRRPVSIFDYQFDDFEIVDYDPHPHIPAQVAK
- a CDS encoding low specificity L-threonine aldolase, which gives rise to MNDNDLLRDLLRRCHTVFPGHRARPPAELFAAMAAWCERHSIEHDNYGSGSFLQAFEAKLARLLGFEAAVFCISGTMASATALRLACQDRARDLVALHPTSHIFLHERSNYQLLGHFKALQAGDPHRPWTTADLAAIPDRIGAVGLELPLREIGGQLPAWDELEAIKAHCKIRGAHLHMDGARLWEAACGYGKSVQEVAAGFDSVYVSLYKGIGGLGGAMLAGSREFVERAAEWFRREGGNVFQRSPYAVAAAMQFDQRLAALPDCLRRTHFLYDALAAYPQIRVNPAAPQVNMLHLHLPVSAERALAIRRELAEQHGIWMFNRIASTALPGTSAFELYVGDHLLAASDEQVHIALARFAGALAA
- a CDS encoding methyl-accepting chemotaxis protein — translated: MSGSTYHPAHWNVGTRISAVTFALTAVIIAVLIAAVTWSTSSMLEERAALSVRNELRSVANTVELFNKSVSSTAKSFGRIFRGTLPGAFELDTATSVDIGGKATPTLMLDGKALNLDFATPDSFTAETGGNATIFATDGDDFVRVTTSVKKENGERAVGTTLDRNSPAYAALRAGQTYVGLVTLFGKQYITQYEPVRDAAGKLVAVLYVGVDITEDLKALKDRIREIKVGETGYFYVLSAAPGKTYGELIVHPAKEGTNILDSKDADGRLYIKEILEKKEGTISYGWQNPGEASAREKFVAYTQVKGWNWIIAGGTYRDEITAAATQLRNRFIGLGMLALAVLAAILYAVVNRTVSRPLAEVRDVAKRIAEGDLGARVQHTRRDEIGLLTESINMVGASLSNVVGKVRDGAEQIASASEQISAGNMDLCRRTEQQAVNLAGTASSMDELTATVRQNADNARQANQLAMNASAVAQKGGATVAQVIERMDSINHSSRKISDITSVIDGIAFQTNILALNAAVEAARAGEQGRGFAVVASEVRNLAQRSAAAAKEIKALIDTSNGEVVAGSKLVSEAGVTMNDVLDSVARVTDIMSEITAASQEQTSGIEHVNRSVNAMDEATQQNAALVEQASAAAQAMQDQAAELARAVRLFRLNGEAPAATQLAAPQRAALTHG